One window of the Hemitrygon akajei chromosome 5, sHemAka1.3, whole genome shotgun sequence genome contains the following:
- the LOC140728211 gene encoding UDP-glucuronosyltransferase 1A1-like, which produces MAVDFRSLHTAGTLLFITGFLWRGAEGGNLLVVPVDGSHWLNLKILMDELGKRGHNVVVVVPEVNMKMGPSSHYTTKIYPVPYGSKELDNTTPTIVTNTSLFQRVARIFRKVGLLRDLTLTTCESLLYNREMMRELAEGKFDALLTDPFIPCGAIIADYLSLPVVNLLRGLPCGLDYLATQCPRPLSYVPRFFTNNTDRMTFLQRVKNFLASLWEPWLCHFLYSPFEDLAIRFLQKDVTLVQLLGQSSIWLLRYDFILEYPRPLMPNMILVGGINCKEKKPLPQELEEFVNSSGEHGVVIFTLGSMVSEIPLEIANRIASAFGQIPQKVLWKYTGEVPTTLSPNTKLVKWLPQNDLLGHPKTRAFITHGGTNGIYEAICNGVPSVMLPLFGDQGYNVQHMVNHGAGIQLDIEDMNSHDLVNALNTVINDKRYKETMMTLSALHNDRLSEPINVSVHWVEFVMKHKGAEHLRTAAHNLNWIQYHCLDVIGVLLVSWVAFIYLIFKCCSLCCRRYLCGDRKSRKRKSE; this is translated from the exons ATGGCCGTTGATTTTCGCAGTCTTCATACAGCGGGGACCCTGCTCTTTATTACCGGCTTTCTCTGGAGAGGAGCTGAGGGCGGGAATCTTTTAGTGGTACCTGTGGATGGAAGTCACTGGTTAAACCTGAAGATTCTTATGGATGAGCTTGGAAAAAGAGGCCACAATGTGGTCGTGGTTGTGCCCGAAGTGAACATGAAGATGGGCCCGTCTTCCCACTACACCACAAAGATTTACCCTGTTCCGTACGGCAGTAAAGAATTGGACAACACCACACCAACGATTGTAACCAACACGTCGTTGTTCCAAAGAGTCGCCCGTATTTTTCGAAAGGTGGGTTTACTTCGCGACCTCACCCTGACCACCTGTGAGAGTTTGCTGTACAACAGGGAGATGATGCGGGAGCTGGCCGAGGGAAAATTCGACGCTCTGCTGACCGACCCCTTCATCCCGTGCGGTGCGATCATTGCCGACTACCTTTCTCTCCCCGTCGTGAACCTACTGCGAGGGCTCCCTTGTGGCTTGGATTATTTAGCCACTCAGTGTCCCAGACCACTCTCGTACGTGCCCAGGTTTTTCACCAACAACACCGATCGAATGACCTTTCTCCAAAGGGTAAAGAACTTCCTGGCCAGTCTCTGGGAACCGTGGCTGTGCCATTTTCTATATTCACCGTTTGAAGATTTGGCCATTAGGTTCCTCCAGAAAGATGTGACCCTGGTCCAGCTACTGGGCCAGTCTTCCATCTGGCTGTTGCGATACGACTTCATCCTGGAGTACCCCAGACCCCTGATGCCAAACATGATCCTTGTTGGGGGCATCAACTGTAAGGAGAAGAAACCCTTGCCTCAG GAGCTGGAAGAATTTGTAAATAGTTCTGGAGAGCATGGGGTTGTGATCTTTACCCTTGGTTCAATGGTATCAGAAATTCCTCTTGAAATAGCCAATCGCATTGCAAGTGCATTTGGGCAAATCCCTCAGAAG GTCCTGTGGAAGTATACTGGAGAGGTGCCCACTACACTGTCACCGAATACAAAGCTAGTAAAATGGTTACCACAGAATGATTTACTTG GACATCCTAAAACACGAGCCTTCATCACCCACGGAGGGACCAATGGTATCTATGAGGCTATCTGCAATGGTGTGCCATCTGTTATGCTACCACTATTTGGGGATCAAGGATATAATGTACAACACATGGTCAATCATGGTGCTGGTATCCAACTGGATATAGAAGATATGAACTCTCATGATCTAGTAAATGCTTTAAATACAGTTATCAATGATAAGAG GTACAAAGAAACCATGATGACATTATCGGCATTGCACAACGATCGGCTATCTGAGCCGATCAACGTCTCAGTCCATTGGGTGGAATTTGTGATGAAGCACAAAGGGGCAGAACACTTGCGTACTGCAGCACACAACCTTAACTGGATCCAGTACCACTGTCTAGATGTCATTGGTGTGCTGCTTGTCTCTTGGGTGGCTTTTATATacttaatatttaaatgttgCTCATTATGCTGCAGGAGGTATTTGTGTGGAGACAGGAAATCGAGGAAGAGAAAATCAGAGTGA